A part of Rhopalosiphum maidis isolate BTI-1 chromosome 3, ASM367621v3, whole genome shotgun sequence genomic DNA contains:
- the LOC113558104 gene encoding uncharacterized protein LOC113558104: MADTEQNKEYTAETPGKQRVKLIPQIYKFRVAPVRGNIKQFALQMPFSTLFDNLIAVLWSLYNKETKIKSGINQIQWALEFLKCLKVDYNYPESIGKIVKTIEKVMIELYSKINIIQYKAKLQEPSVELKDSMSDSKNEYSLYFNENDIVKKLETITIRMDRISGEPRCIKELNELGKRKPKAEPCKKDNKNSQSFVIGALKKILKKATEVDTITEVEELLKELNTQNTTQGGTKSLNKV; the protein is encoded by the exons ATGGCTGACACTGAACAGAACAAAga atacacTGCAGAAACTCCTGGTAAACAAAGGGTTAAATTAATACCGCAGATATACAAATTTCGAGTAGCTCCGGTAAGAGGTAACATCAAGCAATTTGCGCTACAAATGCCGTTTTCAACTCTTTTCGACAATTTGATTGCAGTTTTGTGGTCTCTGTACAAcaaagaaacaaaaattaaaagcg GGATAAATCAAATTCAATGGGCGTTAgagtttttgaaatgtttaaaagtgGATTATAATTACCCAGAAAGTATcggtaaaattgttaaaacgatagaaaaagttatgatagaactttattcaaaaataaatataatacagtataaggCAAAATTGCAGGAACCAAGCGTTGAACTAAAAGATTCAATGAGCGATTCAAAAA ATGAGTATTCCTTATACTTTAACGAAAATGATATAGTGAAAAAACTAGAAACAATTACCATACGAATGGACCGGATATCTGGAGAACCCAGATGCATAAAAGAATTGAATGAATTGGGTAAAAGAAAACCTAAAGCCGAACCCTGTAAAAAAGACAACAAAAATTCACaat CATTCGTGATTGGAgcgctgaaaaaaatattgaaaaaagccACAGAGGTGGACACTATAACGGAAGTCGAAGA GCTATTAAAAGAATTAAACACTCAGAACACGACTCAAGGAGGAACAAAGTCTCTAAATAaggtgtaa